From a region of the Eretmochelys imbricata isolate rEreImb1 chromosome 6, rEreImb1.hap1, whole genome shotgun sequence genome:
- the LOC144265969 gene encoding olfactory receptor 5AR1-like produces MAERNHTTVTEFIFVGFTDHPDLQIPLFMLFLVIYVASLMGNLGMIALIMVETRLHTPMYFFLSQMSIVDIGYSTAIAPRLLMTFVAETRTIPFIECAAQLFFVCFFVTSECCLLAVIAYDRFKAICNPLLYRTIMSKRHCVLLVAGTYVCGSVNSIVQTLFIFSLSFCSSSVVNHFFCDVPPMLKLSCSDTQVTDLVLFTFSTVIVTTTFLGVLISYMCILAAILRIHSAKGRRKTFSTCASHLTVITMFYGTLICIYLRPSSSYLMDQDKVTSVFYTLVIPMLNPLIYSLRNKEVNDAFKRVLYRKIFSW; encoded by the coding sequence ATGGCAGAGAGAAACCATACCACGGTGACAGAGTTCATTTTCGTGGGATTCACAGATCATCCAGATCTACAGATCCCCCTCTTTATGTTGTTCCTAGTGATATATGTGGCCAGCCTGATGGGGAATCTTGGGATGATAGCGTTAATCATGGTTGAAACCCGACTTCatacccccatgtactttttcctaaGCCAGATGTCCATTGTAGATATTGGATATTCCACAGCCATAGCTCCCAGGCTGCTCATGACCTTTGTAGCAGAGACGAGAACCATTCCTTTCATTGAGTGTGCGGCACAACTATTCTTCGTCTGTTTTTTTGTGACCAGTGAATGTTGCCTCCTGGCTGTGATTGCGTATGACCGCTTCAAAGCTATCTGTAATCCACTGCTCTACAGAACCATTATGTCCAAGAGACACTGTGTCCTGTTGGTGGCTGGCACATATGTCTGTGGCTCTGTTAATTCAATTGTGCAAACTCTATTTATATTCAGTCTGTCCTTCTGCAGCTCCAGTGTTgtcaaccatttcttctgtgacgtTCCCCCCATGCTGAAGCTGTCTTGCTCCGACACCCAGGTCACTGACCTTGTACTTTTCACTTTCTCGACTGTAATTGTCACGACTACTTTCCTGGGTGTCCTTATCTCCTACATGTGCATCCTCGCGGCCATTCTCAGGATCCATTCTGCCAAGGGGAGACGCAAAACCTTTTCCACCTGCGCCTCCCACCTGACAGTCATCACTATGTTTTATGGGACACtgatatgtatatatttaagaCCCAGTTCCAGCTATTTGATGGACCAAGACAAGGTTACCTCTGTGTTTTATACCCttgtgatccccatgttgaaccccctgatctacagcctgagaaacaaggaggTAAATGATGCCTTTAAAAGGGTGTTATATAGGAAGATTTTTTCTTGGTAA
- the LOC144266326 gene encoding olfactory receptor 5J3-like: MAGGNHSMVTQFILLGCRIPFFTVFLVIYVLTLVRNLGMIVLIRVDPRLHTPMYFFLSNLSVVDLCYSSVFAPRMLVNFLVGCKNIFYSACIAQHFSFVMFLTKEGFLLALMAYDHYVAICNPLLYTAVISKRVCIHLVTSSYVGGLVNSLTHTCGLLKLSFYGPNVIGHYFCDTNPLLKVACSDNHISEIFLIMFSGVIAMSTLLIVIISYLYILFSIVRIHSATGRQKAFSTSHLTAVTMLYGPVSLSHIQPSSTYSLEQEKISAVFYTLVVPMLNPLIYSLRNKEVKDSFKRVINWKNILS; the protein is encoded by the coding sequence ATGGCTGGGGGCAATCACAGTATGGTGACCCAGTTCATCCTCCTGGGATGCAGGATACCCTTCTTCACAGTGTTCCTGGTGATCTATGTTCTTACGCTGGTGAGGAATCTCGGGATGATCGTATTGATCAGGGTTGATCCCCGACTCCatacccccatgtacttcttcctcagTAACCTGTCTGTCGTTGACCTCTGCTACTCCTCAGTCTTTGCTCCAAGGATGCTAGTGAATTTCTTAGTGGGGtgtaaaaacatattttactCTGCCTGCATTGCCCAACACTTCTCTTTCGTCATGTTTTTGACCAAAGAAGGGTTCCTGCTGGCTCTGATGGCGTACGACCACTATGTAGCCATCTGTAACCCTCTGCTCTACACTGCTGTTATATCTAAGAGAGTCTGTATTCATCTAGTGACCAGCTCATATGTAGGGGGGCTTGTGAACTCACTGACCCACACATGTGGCTTGCTGAAGTTGTCATTCTATGGGCCCAATGTCATCGGTCATTACTTTTGTGACACTAACCCATTGCTGAAGGTCGCCTGCTCTGATAACCACATCAGTGAGATTTTCCTCATAATGTTCTCTGGGGTTATTGCCATGTCCACCCTCCTGATTGTCATCATCTCTTATCTGTACATCCTCTTCTCTATCGTGAGGATCCACTCTGCCACGGGCAGGCAGAAAGCCTTCTCCACCTCTCATTTGACAGCTGTCACCATGCTCTATGGACCTGTAAGCTTAAGCCACATACAACCCAGTTCCACCTACTCGCTGGAACAGGAGAAAATCTCTGCTGTGTTTTATACCCTGGTGGTCCCCATGCTGAACCCCCTTatttacagcctgaggaacaaggaggttaaGGATTCTTTTAAGAGGGTGATAAACTGGAAAAACATTCTCAGCTAA